In the Leishmania infantum JPCM5 genome chromosome 8 genome, ACGCCCATCGagggccccctccctccccctctgagCCGTCGCCCTCGTTGCCTTCTCCAAatcgcctccccctcacgcacaccgcATGGACTCCTCAAACggagaggtggagggagggggtgtgcgAGGTGCCAcaggtgtggtggtggcaggggcaGGAGCCAAGGAGGCTCACGTGTAGGCGCAGCGGGAAGACAGGAGGGCGGCGTCCGTGCGCCCAGCGGCGACACACAGGTGCATACGCAACGCTAAAGCGAGGCGATTGCAGCTCTGGCTCCTGATCTTTCCTTGCGCCCCATGCACGGcctacgtgtgtgcgcgcacacccgcgcgcgcgcaggtgcgtaGAGGGGGGCACCCCCTTCTTCAGCGAATGCCCCTTCGGCGTCGCCCCTCccttgctgcggcgactcCCCGCGCCCCTCGCGCCCACacggagaaggcggcacCACGACAGGGAAGCCGTCGGGCGCACTCTCGGTCCTCCGCGGGCCAACGACGCGGTcggggtgcgtgcgtgcgcgtgcctcaATATATGCGAAGTCTTTGTTATCTCTTTGCCTTCCGTGtgtcgtttcttttttttcgcttcgctTGTTTGTTTGGTGGCCTCATCACACCgccgagtcctccagacgcGGGTGTAGAGAGTGTCCACACCGTATTAcggcatgccgcggcttgaagcgAGTGAGCGAGAGGCGTGGCATATGCAGGCAGAGCACAGGGTCTCAaagggccctggcctgcggctggccaACGCGACCTCCTTGAGGTCGTCCGGCATGCACCTTGGCCACCGCCTGTTGCCCACACGACTGAcgtcgccgcttccgccctcgagcaggagccTGGACGCGGCCCGCCTGGACCGAGGCATGCCGTCCGCCCGGGTCTCCGTCTGgcgccgcaagcgccgcaCGTACCCGAGGAAGGGACGAGCAAGGGCAAGATGAGCCGGTCAGACGCAGGGCCCCCGGTTGAACGGCAGGCAGTGCGCCCTTGGCGGCCAGGATGTTGCCGTGGTGCAACAGAGGCGTGCGAGCTGTGGTTGAATGCGTATATTTGTCGACGTGTTTGTGGTGGAGCGAGGCGTAGAGGGGTGCCTCGCTGCCACGGGCGGACACGCAAAACGTCAATAGCACATAAcagcaaaacagaaaagggggaatgcacgcgcgcgcgcacgcacgcggacgACAATGCAGACGTCCTCGATTTTGCTTGCTCCTCCGAAGGCTCCGCATGCCGGCTCCGCCTGGGACGCcacggcgtgtgtgcgtgtgtgcgtgcgcccttccccttttcctttcttccctCGCCTTGTCTTTTGTTCTGTACGGTGCCTTCCTCGAGCGTTTCTGATCATTTCGTTCTCGCCTCCGTGTCTTCCGCTCGCCGAGGTCTTTGCTGcggccagcggcgcggctgtgctatgcgcgtgcgcctgcatgcCGGCATATGTGTCGTTATGTGCGCatacgcgtgcgtgtgcgcctcctggCGACGCAGCCTCCTTGTGCACCCATTCCTCCTCAcctgcccctctcttctctgctgcaCCTTCGCGCTTGCCTCATGGGTGCTTGTTGGCGAAGCACGATGATGAGCGGCAACGCAGAGGTGAACGCCAagacgcgcacgtacaccAACAGGAGAAACGCCCATGCGCACATAAAGGTGCTGGCTCTCGCATACTGGCTAGGCCGAGTGCCGGGAGGCATCACCGGCATCCGTctgcgcgcggtgcgcggcacaggcggtgcggcacgcgCCCGCATGCCCTCAGgtctcctgctgctctgattgcctgcgcgcctggagcgctggtggcggcggcgcacattCGATGGTGCcgtcccccccctcccctaccggccagcgccgtcaccgggCCTACGGCACGGCGCGGTTGTCAAGCCGATGGACAGTGCGACCTAGCCGCTGGTGACGGGCACTGGCGAAGGGGGAGCTCTGCGTGGCACCTGAGGGCATTGTGGCGCGGGGGCCGCCGAGGAAGCTGCACCACAGCGCGaggctgctggagcgcgtgAGCCgcgttgcgcgcgcgcttgtggTGCGTTGCGTCCTCGCGACGAGCCTGCGCGCctgccggcggcagcagcagcggccatgAACCACGAACCGCCACCGAGACCCCCTCCAAGGCCGCTCGGTGATCCcggggcgtgtgtgtgctcgcgacggccggcggtggtgcgcagtGTGCCTACGCTGGTGGTGCCGTCGCATCCCCGCATCGTCGCCttcagcggtggcgctggcgtgtgcggcCGTTGTCTGTGCCATCTCGCCATGGAGGGGTGCCCACTGCGTCGCTCAGCATGGCGACCGCtgggctgcggcgcctcgaCTTGTGCATGGCTGCCGTGTTCAGCCGCGAGCAGGCGTTCGcccacacgcagcacaccaTCGACGCTGCTAGCCTCCACCACTTGGTCGGCATCTCACGGCAACGACGTGGGCGAGCTGTTTGCCGCCGTGCATCAAGGCCGCGTGTGGGCGGCAAGGTGTACGAATGGGAAACTGTTgaaggcagcgcggcagctgcaggagacgtgtgccggccgcgcgcagcttcgtTCCGCTCCGCTGCGCATTTCcccggtgctggtggcggtaGACGCGCGGGGAGATGAGGAGGTGATGGGGAAGGGCGGGTGGTGGAtctgtgcgagcgcgtgggtgtcggggtggaggggagtGTGCACTGATGGAGGGGCACCCTCACGTGCTGCGACCGgcacccccgccctcctcgccccatcgcgcgcacaccgggggggaggggggtcgctgctgctcacatCCCCTGCTCTCTGGCGACCCTCCTCATTGTTGTGGTGCagggctgccgcggtgcggtGTCCGTGTGTTTTCCGTCGGTCTGCGCCCGGCGTGTCTCTCCCTGTGGTCCTGCAATGAGCGGGAtgcgcggtgacggcgcggcgccggtggtgtcggcggattgtcgcggcggtgccgcctgtGAGGGCcgcgacgatggcggtgtgtttgtgtgctgctgtctcCTCCCACGGTGCTGTGAGCGATGTGTCTTCTGCTGTCGGGCCctagggagggggggcggcagGCAGCGCCATCTGCCCTCCCCGCTTGGTCGCCGTCTctcgcgcctctgcctctctccctcgctgccgttgcggcgcgccgcacatCCACCGGGCTCCCGTCCTGATCCTTCtcgcttgtgtgcatgtcaTCAAGTGGCCCACCTGCTCCCGCTGCGCACGCCTCGCAGTCCCACTTGCCTGTCTCCTCACgactgcctccctccctcaccccgatctctctctctcctcgcctcctttCACTCTTGCTCGCGTGGCGCatccgcccaccccctctcacaacgcacgcgcacaaacaaaCGCCGAcaacgtgcacgtgcacgtgcaacaacaacaataatatacgtatatatacctgtttgtgtgtgtgtgtgctgccaaggctctccctcgctgtcTTCGGCTTGCACCCCCGCGTTCCCCTCGCCAGCGTCACTGCGCGATCTCGACTCCCCTGCCGTGTGTCCCCGTGTGTGCCTCCGCTGTGCCTCTCTCAGAATTCCGCCGTGGGCCTTCGAAGATGGCGTACCCGGTCGGTATTATTCTCTACGCGATCCTCCAGTTCATCGCGTTCCTCTTCGTGCTGGTCGGTACGCCGATCGACATGTTCCGTGGCACCACCAAGGACCTGTTCAACATATCACTGTGCATAACCCTGTGGGGTTCAAAGTTCGAGTGCAACACCATCATGTACGCCATGCCCACCGACGACCAGTGGAAGTTTTGCCCGACCCGCCTCCAGCATTTCCGCATAGGCCAGATTTTGTCCATCATCTCCGTCTTCGTGTACGCccttgcggcgctgctcggcttcattatgctgtgctgctgctctttgcTCCGCTGGCTCTGCCTGGTGTTCAACATCGCTGGCATCGTCACGTTGGGCATCACCTGGGGGTTCATGGTGGTGGAGTACGGTAGGAATGAGAGCAGGTTTTGCCCCCCTCTGCGGAAGGACTACAAGTTTGGGGTCGGCTTTGCTCTTTTCATGGTGGCCTGGGTCCTGAATCTCATCAACATTATCTTCCTGATGCTCCCGTGGCAAATCGGAGAGTCCGGTAAGGGTGACGAACCGGAtgggcaggaggaggaggagtccAAAAAAGCAACGGAGGAGTAGGAAGGAGAGTGCCGCAGGAAGTGACGGGCAaacgtggcggcagcgcggcagctccacgacgacgccctcgtggaggagccggcggagctgatgccggcgggaAAGACGGAGGGAGCGGAGGCTGCGGACGCTCGCCCCTGACTTTCGCCGGCatctctcccgctctcgctcgctgccctctcgTGCGCGCGACCGCTTGCGGGCGTGTTCGCGGTTTCTCCCTCGCCTGCTTTCGTCTTCTCCTGCGTGTGTCCTTTGTGGAGCtttccgcctcccccttcgctTCTGCCTTTTCGATCTGCACAGCGATCTGCGCGTtgtggtgggcagcgcacCCTTGACGGCGACACGCCCATCGagggccccctccctccccctctgagCCGTCGCCCTCGTTGCCTTCTCCAAatcgcctccccctcacgcacaccgcATGGACTCCTCAAACggagaggtggagggagggggtgtgcgAGGTGCCAcaggtgtggtggtggcaggggcaGGAGCCAAGGAGGCTCACGTGTAGGCGCAGCGGGAAGACAGGAGGGCGGCGTCCGTGCGCCCAGCGGCGACACACAGGTGCATACGCAACGCTAAAGCGAGGCGATTGCAGCTCTGGCTCCTGATCTTTCCTTGCGCCCCATGCACGGcctacgtgtgtgcgcgcacacccgcgcgcgcgcaggtgcgtaGGAGGGGGCACCCCCTTCTTCAGCGAATGCCCCTTCGGCGTCGCCCCTCccttgctgcggcgactcCCCGCGCCCCTCGCGCCCACacggagaaggcggcacCACGACAGGGAAGCCGTCGGGCGCACTCTCGGTCCTCCGCGGGCCAACGACGCGGTcggggtgcgtgcgtgcgcgtgcctcaATATATGCGAAGTCTTTGTTATCTCTTTGCCTTCCGTGtgtcgtttcttttttttcgcttcgctTGTTTGTTTGGTGGCCTCATCACACCgccgagtcctccagacgcGGGTGTAGAGAGTGTCCACACCGTATTAcggcatgccgcggcttgaagcgAGTGAGCGAGAGGCGTGGCATATGCAGGCAGAGCACAGGGTCTCAaagggccctggcctgcggctggccaACGCGACCTCCTTGAGGTCGTCCGGCATGCACCTTGGCCACCGCCTGTTGCCCACACGACTGAcgtcgccgcttccgccctcgagcaggagccTGGACGCGGCCCGCCTGGACCGAGGCATGCCGTCCGCCCGGGTCTCCGTCTGgcgccgcaagcgccgcaCGTACCCGAGGAAGGGACGAGCAAGGGCAAGATGAGCCGGTCAGACGCAGGGCCCCCGGTTGAACGGCAGGCAGTGCGCCCTTGGCGGCCAGGATGTTGCCGTGGTGCAACAGAGGCGTGCGAGCTGTGGTTGAATGCGTATATTTGTCGACGTGTTTGTGGTGGAGCGAGGCGTAGAGGGGTGCCTCGCTGCCACGGGCGGACACGCAAAACGTCAATAGCACATAAcagcaaaacagaaaagggggaatgcacgcgcgcg is a window encoding:
- a CDS encoding amastin-like protein codes for the protein MAYPVGIILYAILQFIAFLFVLVGTPIDMFRGTTKDLFNISLCITLWGSKFECNTIMYAMPTDDQWKFCPTRLQHFRIGQILSIISVFVYALAALLGFIMLCCCSLLRWLCLVFNIAGIVTLGITWGFMVVEYGRNESRFCPPLRKDYKFGVGFALFMVAWVLNLINIIFLMLPWQIGESGKGDEPDGQEEEESKKATEE